The following nucleotide sequence is from Candidatus Margulisiibacteriota bacterium.
AGAACGTAAAGAATGGATTAAACAAAACCTGCTGAAATTAAAAGTATCTTTTGAACCGAGAGCAATTTTTGATGAAAATATGCAGTTCCAGACAAAAAATCATACTCTAAAAATTAAACGCAGCGGAAAAAATCTTTATTCCCGAATTACTGACAGCTTAATATCTGTCAACATACCAGCTGCTCTGGATATTAAGCATAATGAAGCGCAGCAACACATAAGACGAACTATTGAAAGAGCCTTTAAAAAGGAAGCTGTTGAAGTTATCCCTAAACGCGTAAGCCAGCTGGCCAAAACCTATGGATTTAAATATAATAAAATTACCATTCGTAATGCTAAAACAAGATGGGGTAGCTGTTCCGGTCAAAATAACATCAGTTTGTCTCTGCATTTAATGCGTCTGCCTGAAGAACTGAGTGACTACATAATATTACATGAACTGCTACATACAAAAGTTAAGAACCATGGCCGGAGATTCTGGTCGGAGCTGGAAAAAATATGCCCGAACGCAAAAGAACTCAGAAAAAAATTAAGACAATTCAGGATCCAAATCTGGTAATATGGACATAAAAATTACTTATGAAACTCTGGTAAAAAAAATAACCCCTGATTTCCTGGCAGCGGAAACAGCCGGTATAATCAAGGCCTACAAAGAAAAAGATTATCAGTTTTTTAATCGACAGGCCAAAAAATTGGGTATAGAACCTAAAAAGACAAATTTATCAAAAATTTTTACCAATCTGGTCCAGCTTTACCATCCGGATAAATTAAACGGAATTATAAAAGAAATTAAAAAGCTCTATAATGAAAAAAACCACCTGAAGCTGAAGAATTTTGCTGAACTTTATATTGTCACTTCCGATAACATATCCAGGACAAGTGCTATTGATTTTGAATATGATGAAGAATACGGACTGGATGACGATGACTTTCTGAAATTCGGCATTTCCGTGGTTGATCAGGAAGAAATCTTCAGTGATCCTGATGATGATATACAAAACCATCCCGGACAAAGTTTTACAGATGCGGTTAATACGGAATTCTGCCGAAACCTGGGCTATGCATGGAATATTGTCGATCTGCAAAGATTGGAGGGTGAACTGGAACTGCAATTTCAGAACATCAATGATCTTTCCGGAATTGAAAACTGCAGCAACATCTCCAGTCTGAACCTTACACATAATCTGCTGGTTGATGTTAATATTCTATCGGAATTGAAACAGCTGGAAATTTTATATCTGGCCGAAAACCTCATTGAAGATATTTCATTCCTACGCAAATTAACCAATCTGCGGGAACTGGATATTTCTTTTAATAACATCAGAGAGATCAATATATTGCTGATTCTGAAAAAACTGGAATA
It contains:
- a CDS encoding SprT family zinc-dependent metalloprotease, translated to MNKLIFVELIYYLINYMSDKIFFFEDIGEVLFKKSLKARRLRITIKPSETVKVTVPLFVSISRAKNLVLERKEWIKQNLLKLKVSFEPRAIFDENMQFQTKNHTLKIKRSGKNLYSRITDSLISVNIPAALDIKHNEAQQHIRRTIERAFKKEAVEVIPKRVSQLAKTYGFKYNKITIRNAKTRWGSCSGQNNISLSLHLMRLPEELSDYIILHELLHTKVKNHGRRFWSELEKICPNAKELRKKLRQFRIQIW
- a CDS encoding leucine-rich repeat domain-containing protein, which codes for MDIKITYETLVKKITPDFLAAETAGIIKAYKEKDYQFFNRQAKKLGIEPKKTNLSKIFTNLVQLYHPDKLNGIIKEIKKLYNEKNHLKLKNFAELYIVTSDNISRTSAIDFEYDEEYGLDDDDFLKFGISVVDQEEIFSDPDDDIQNHPGQSFTDAVNTEFCRNLGYAWNIVDLQRLEGELELQFQNINDLSGIENCSNISSLNLTHNLLVDVNILSELKQLEILYLAENLIEDISFLRKLTNLRELDISFNNIREINILLILKKLEYVNLIGNPINDPHIINKLHGKGITVIY